The following coding sequences are from one Candidatus Nitrohelix vancouverensis window:
- a CDS encoding Y-family DNA polymerase, with protein MAVKDRCIALVDCNNFYASCERVFDPALNGVPLVVLSNNDGCVIARSQEVKDMGIKMGEPWFKVEALAKRRGIVALSSNYTLYADMSNRVMSLLSRFSPHQEVYSIDECFLDLAGFQRWGLTHYGQGIRSTVRQCVGLPVCVGIGSSKTLAKLANHLAKKRSSFDGVCDLAGLSSNDVEALCSETQVGEVWGVGRKTEKRLNAMGIRSVLDLRRASPKVLRRQFSVVMERIIRELNGESCIPLEEVAPPKEQLMCSRSFGAPIVSLGELAEAVATYTIRAAEKLRRQGSIAALLYVFIHTNPFRAGDPQYSNGRFMPLPEATDDTRALLGAALTGLRDIYRPGFAYKKAGVLLSELSPAAGRQQGLFKEEESERSSRPLMQAIDAINHLMGSGTIKFSGEGLKKAWAPKAEKKTHHYTTRITEIPIARAV; from the coding sequence ATGGCCGTGAAGGATCGTTGCATTGCGTTGGTGGATTGTAATAATTTCTACGCTTCCTGCGAGCGGGTGTTCGATCCCGCCTTGAACGGCGTTCCCCTGGTCGTTCTGTCGAATAATGATGGATGCGTCATCGCCCGGTCTCAAGAAGTGAAGGACATGGGGATCAAGATGGGCGAACCGTGGTTCAAGGTCGAGGCGCTGGCAAAGCGTCGCGGAATCGTCGCCTTGTCGAGCAATTACACGCTGTACGCCGATATGTCGAACCGGGTGATGAGTCTCCTTTCCAGATTCAGTCCGCATCAGGAGGTGTATTCCATTGACGAATGTTTTCTGGATCTTGCCGGGTTTCAACGCTGGGGTTTGACCCATTACGGACAAGGCATTCGATCCACCGTCCGGCAATGCGTTGGCCTGCCGGTTTGCGTCGGCATTGGGTCTTCCAAGACATTGGCGAAGCTCGCCAATCATCTGGCTAAAAAACGATCTTCTTTTGACGGCGTTTGCGATCTGGCCGGTCTCTCTTCGAACGATGTGGAGGCCTTGTGTTCTGAAACCCAGGTGGGCGAAGTCTGGGGCGTGGGTCGAAAGACTGAAAAGAGACTGAACGCGATGGGCATTCGGAGCGTTCTCGACCTCAGGCGCGCGTCGCCCAAAGTCCTGCGCAGGCAATTCTCGGTTGTGATGGAGCGGATCATCCGGGAGTTGAACGGTGAATCCTGCATTCCCCTGGAAGAAGTCGCTCCTCCTAAAGAGCAGTTGATGTGCTCCCGTTCTTTCGGCGCTCCCATTGTTTCCCTCGGCGAGCTGGCAGAAGCCGTTGCGACTTATACGATACGCGCCGCCGAGAAACTGCGTCGTCAGGGATCAATCGCGGCTCTGCTTTATGTTTTCATTCACACCAATCCATTCAGGGCAGGCGACCCGCAATACAGTAACGGACGTTTCATGCCCTTACCGGAAGCGACGGACGACACGCGAGCTTTGCTGGGAGCCGCGTTGACCGGCTTGCGGGATATTTACAGGCCGGGTTTCGCCTACAAGAAGGCCGGCGTGTTGCTCAGCGAGCTATCGCCTGCGGCGGGGCGACAGCAAGGGCTGTTCAAGGAGGAGGAATCAGAGCGTTCCTCGCGTCCCTTGATGCAGGCCATTGACGCGATCAATCATTTAATGGGATCGGGAACCATCAAATTCTCCGGAGAAGGATTGAAAAAGGCCTGGGCGCCAAAAGCCGAGAAAAAAACGCATCATTACACAACCCGCATTACAGAAATCCCCATCGCGCGCGCTGTTTGA
- the umuD gene encoding translesion error-prone DNA polymerase V autoproteolytic subunit, whose product MSADLELKNSDGRPALVAVEPELSAGSWPVFASNVSAGFPSPADDYIESRIDLNEHLIQHKEATFFLRVQGDSMTGMGILNDDLLVVDRSLPVETGNIVIAAIDGEFTVKQLLIRQGTRILKAAHPAYRDIVIDPEGDLEIWGVVRWAIHKLWP is encoded by the coding sequence ATGAGCGCCGACCTTGAGTTGAAAAACAGCGATGGGCGCCCGGCTCTGGTAGCGGTCGAGCCGGAATTGTCGGCGGGATCGTGGCCGGTGTTTGCGTCTAACGTATCAGCGGGGTTTCCATCGCCTGCGGATGATTATATAGAGAGCCGCATTGATCTCAACGAGCACCTCATTCAGCACAAGGAGGCGACGTTTTTTTTAAGAGTTCAGGGCGACTCGATGACGGGTATGGGGATTTTGAACGACGATCTTCTGGTGGTGGATCGTTCCCTGCCGGTGGAAACGGGAAATATCGTGATTGCGGCGATCGACGGCGAGTTTACGGTCAAGCAACTGCTGATTCGCCAAGGAACCCGTATTCTGAAAGCGGCTCATCCTGCGTACCGGGACATTGTTATCGACCCCGAAGGCGATCTGGAGATATGGGGGGTTGTCCGCTGGGCGATTCACAAGCTATGGCCGTGA